The Niastella koreensis GR20-10 genome includes a window with the following:
- a CDS encoding SRPBCC family protein, whose translation MHSNRDKLMSAASGQRLASVVGGIMLIGSAFNENSSRRFLKAAVGCYLTFKGIAGRRTMGEMYRSFEKVAAGRTLNIRVSMVINKPREEVYNMWRNLSNLPLFMKHLRQVDEQDELYSNWVMELPGKIGTLQWHAEIVKERYGEMIAWQSLPGSSIDNAGKIGFRDSLGGQGTTVDVVFTYHAPLGKAGEQIARLFTPVTKRLIEEEIREFKNFVETHETVLIPRSQF comes from the coding sequence ATGCACAGCAACCGTGATAAATTAATGAGCGCAGCCTCCGGTCAAAGGCTGGCATCCGTTGTAGGAGGAATCATGTTAATAGGCAGTGCATTCAACGAAAATTCTTCCAGACGTTTTTTAAAAGCTGCCGTTGGTTGTTATCTCACTTTTAAGGGAATTGCCGGAAGGCGTACAATGGGCGAAATGTACCGTTCCTTTGAAAAAGTAGCCGCGGGCCGGACCCTCAATATCAGGGTATCGATGGTGATTAATAAACCGCGAGAGGAAGTATACAACATGTGGAGAAACCTGAGCAATCTGCCCTTGTTTATGAAACACCTGCGCCAGGTAGATGAACAGGATGAATTGTATTCAAACTGGGTAATGGAGCTGCCTGGTAAAATAGGCACCCTGCAGTGGCATGCAGAGATCGTGAAAGAACGTTATGGCGAAATGATCGCCTGGCAAAGTCTGCCTGGTTCTTCAATAGATAATGCGGGTAAAATTGGTTTCCGCGATTCACTGGGCGGACAAGGCACCACAGTTGATGTAGTATTCACCTATCATGCTCCGTTAGGAAAGGCCGGCGAACAGATAGCCCGGTTATTTACCCCTGTAACTAAACGTTTGATAGAAGAAGAAATTAGAGAGTTTAAGAACTTTGTAGAAACGCACGAAACAGTTCTTATACCCAGATCACAATTTTGA
- a CDS encoding response regulator transcription factor, translating to MKPVTILLAEDDLVLGLFVKRVLQQAGYRVWYCMNTSEAWQYYADKNPDLVLLDNNRSTDSNLLLAGKIREVNKLIPILFLSGKTYEEEVYENIWPQPEELMATEALSEKKLLENLHSMMPVAAPPEAIEPEYSAQRMRWCGTEDILILTSFLEDSVHLKQYALN from the coding sequence ATGAAACCTGTTACTATATTACTGGCTGAGGATGATCTGGTGTTGGGCCTTTTTGTAAAACGGGTGTTGCAGCAGGCTGGTTACCGCGTATGGTATTGTATGAATACGTCGGAGGCATGGCAATATTACGCTGATAAAAACCCTGACCTCGTATTACTTGATAATAACAGATCCACAGACTCCAATCTTTTACTGGCGGGAAAAATACGTGAAGTGAACAAGCTTATTCCTATCCTGTTCCTGTCGGGCAAAACATATGAGGAGGAAGTGTATGAAAACATCTGGCCGCAACCGGAAGAGTTGATGGCCACTGAGGCACTGAGTGAAAAAAAGTTGTTGGAAAACCTGCATAGCATGATGCCAGTTGCAGCGCCACCGGAGGCTATTGAACCGGAGTATTCAGCGCAGCGAATGAGGTGGTGCGGGACTGAAGATATATTAATACTTACATCGTTCCTTGAAGATTCAGTGCACCTGAAACAATATGCGCTTAATTAA
- a CDS encoding FadR/GntR family transcriptional regulator: MSIEKDLFKLKPIAYTTMADQVENHLREYIIKRSIKPGDPIPKETEIAQALGVSRNVVREALSRLRMLGMIESRKKRGMILTQPDVMKGLELIIHPTILDEHVRKQLFELRLVLEVGLGDLLFRRKSDEHLKKLDAIVEREQKATTQIERIRCEVDFHATLYDMAGNETLKRFQDILMPVFEYVVEYESKLDHTSVGSVTHADLVKILYANNAEAYPNAMRKHLMPHLDHL; this comes from the coding sequence ATGAGCATTGAAAAAGACCTGTTTAAACTGAAGCCTATCGCTTATACAACGATGGCCGACCAGGTGGAGAACCACCTGCGTGAGTACATCATTAAACGCTCTATTAAACCTGGCGACCCTATTCCCAAGGAAACTGAGATAGCCCAGGCACTGGGTGTAAGCAGAAATGTGGTGCGGGAAGCGCTTAGCCGCCTGCGGATGCTGGGCATGATTGAATCACGTAAGAAAAGAGGTATGATACTTACCCAGCCCGATGTAATGAAAGGGCTTGAGCTGATCATACACCCCACTATATTGGATGAACATGTGCGTAAGCAATTATTTGAATTGCGGTTAGTGCTGGAGGTAGGTTTGGGCGATCTGTTGTTCCGCCGCAAATCGGATGAGCATTTGAAAAAACTGGATGCCATAGTTGAACGCGAGCAAAAAGCCACCACACAAATTGAACGCATCCGTTGCGAAGTTGATTTCCACGCCACCTTATATGATATGGCCGGTAACGAAACGTTGAAGCGTTTCCAGGATATCCTGATGCCGGTGTTTGAATATGTAGTGGAATATGAATCAAAGCTAGATCATACTTCCGTTGGCTCGGTTACGCATGCCGACCTGGTTAAAATATTATATGCTAACAATGCAGAGGCATATCCCAATGCCATGCGGAAACATTTGATGCCGCATTTAGATCACCTTTGA
- a CDS encoding SusC/RagA family TonB-linked outer membrane protein gives MKKLTWLLIGCWFMINATVFAQTNPVVSGTVKTASAGNLSDVTVTVKGTNKAVVTDKNGHFVLRVNSLKDTLVFSYIGAQPKELAINGQTIVNATLDATATSLNDVVVVGYMTQTKNKTAAAVSKLAAEEMVNQPNPNPVQAIQGKLAGVSVPIVNGQPGSGANNILIRGGTKLNDYGTGVGTSGGNANSSVEGSDPLVVVDGVFRPSLNDVNPDDIESLQVMKDAASTAVYGARGANGVIVIKTKSGKFGSKPVVTLNYRHNWETMMRSYDYLSAKDYLTLARTTVQNTSDALQKDNLLNKGGFSAGTTTFTAKGQYSNSINLTALYDNIVAVEGQDYVDNLLTKGWAVMDDPINPGTRLLYADNHYQDLLWNTGQTDNYNASVNGGGENANYNVSLGYVNQGGIFVGTNYKRYNVLGNFGFKVSKNFKLDASVNYQNVVPNYVESYTNDLVRATRITPLIRIFRDDGTPTFGEVTSTRNRFHTLKYDDTRVNTERVISRLAGDVTLAKGLHFRPAVSYIMDDYRYMLFRKAYPGSVQLSTSRQKYETTTNTRQLMVDQILQYDHSFGNNNLSVLAGFNYTRNQNNVITLGSQRATNDYVYTIEEPTTASVNGQTVTNVTDLSTSLEDKRSASYFGQFSYDYDSRYLLSGSIRYDGFSYFSPGNKYALFPSVAVGWNVNNESFWHSNLVSALKLRASWGGAGLNDLKVVDTYGGYSGVTYAQNSGIVRSNLANPNLRWETTQTTDLAVDAGFLQNRITVTVDYYNKLTKNRLSSKPLPLEGPFASIVYNNGSLRNRGVEVELSATVLKYKAFTWKTNFSFALNKTVVVELPNNGRAKNRQNGGTVYDPASKSEIEVGGIAEGERPNSLYAFKVEGIFSTDAEAAAWGKKDLMASPAGQTTGKHAGDYIWADLNGDNIIDSRDMVFMGYRTPDKIGGMQNTFTYKSFTLRFAMDYALGHVISNGALARSLGQGRAFNEGAPAEALGNDIWKQPGDVGKKYARFSFADYDFGQRNYIRQVTTVGTNNSYGVDVSSMFSKGDFLAFREIYLGYELPKDLVRKTHLGGINVFGSIYNIGYLTRYKGVNPETYSGFDAIGYPRPRQFSLGATARF, from the coding sequence ATGAAAAAGCTCACCTGGTTACTCATTGGTTGCTGGTTTATGATTAATGCCACAGTATTTGCCCAGACGAACCCCGTTGTTTCGGGAACCGTCAAAACTGCTTCCGCCGGGAATTTATCAGACGTAACTGTTACTGTAAAAGGTACGAACAAGGCTGTTGTTACCGATAAGAATGGCCATTTCGTGCTCAGGGTAAATTCGTTAAAGGATACCCTGGTGTTCTCTTATATAGGCGCCCAACCAAAAGAACTGGCCATAAACGGCCAGACTATTGTGAATGCCACGCTGGATGCAACGGCTACCTCCCTCAACGATGTAGTGGTGGTGGGATACATGACCCAAACCAAAAACAAAACAGCAGCGGCCGTGTCAAAACTGGCGGCTGAAGAAATGGTTAATCAGCCTAACCCGAACCCTGTGCAGGCCATCCAGGGAAAACTGGCCGGCGTGTCGGTACCTATTGTAAACGGGCAGCCAGGTTCGGGCGCCAATAATATCCTCATCCGTGGTGGTACCAAGCTGAACGATTATGGTACCGGTGTAGGTACCAGCGGGGGAAATGCAAACAGTAGCGTAGAAGGGTCGGACCCGTTGGTGGTGGTGGATGGCGTGTTCCGCCCTTCCCTTAATGACGTGAACCCCGATGATATTGAAAGTTTGCAGGTAATGAAAGATGCCGCCTCTACAGCTGTATACGGCGCCCGTGGCGCTAATGGCGTAATTGTCATTAAAACCAAATCGGGCAAATTTGGCTCAAAGCCGGTGGTTACCCTCAATTACCGCCACAACTGGGAAACCATGATGCGGAGTTATGATTACCTGAGCGCCAAAGATTATTTAACCCTGGCCCGTACCACCGTTCAAAATACCAGCGATGCGTTGCAAAAAGACAACCTGTTGAACAAAGGTGGCTTCTCTGCCGGTACAACCACGTTTACTGCAAAAGGACAATACAGCAATTCCATCAACCTCACTGCTTTATACGATAATATAGTTGCTGTTGAAGGACAGGATTATGTAGACAATTTGCTCACCAAAGGCTGGGCAGTAATGGATGATCCCATCAATCCCGGTACCAGACTGTTGTATGCAGATAATCATTACCAGGACCTGCTGTGGAATACCGGCCAGACGGATAACTACAATGCCAGTGTGAATGGCGGTGGCGAGAATGCCAATTATAATGTGTCGCTGGGCTATGTAAACCAGGGTGGTATTTTTGTAGGCACCAATTACAAACGATATAATGTACTGGGCAACTTTGGTTTTAAGGTTTCCAAAAACTTCAAACTGGATGCCTCGGTGAATTACCAGAACGTAGTGCCCAACTATGTAGAGTCCTATACCAACGACCTGGTACGCGCTACCCGAATTACCCCGTTGATCCGCATTTTCCGGGATGATGGTACCCCTACGTTCGGTGAAGTAACAAGTACCCGCAACCGTTTTCATACTTTGAAATACGACGATACCCGGGTAAATACCGAACGTGTTATTTCCCGGCTGGCCGGTGATGTTACGTTGGCAAAAGGCCTGCACTTCAGACCAGCAGTATCTTATATAATGGATGACTACCGGTATATGTTGTTCCGTAAGGCCTATCCCGGTTCGGTACAATTATCAACCTCCCGGCAGAAATATGAAACTACTACCAACACGCGTCAGTTGATGGTTGACCAGATTTTACAATACGATCATTCCTTTGGTAACAACAACCTCAGCGTGCTGGCTGGTTTTAACTATACCCGCAATCAAAATAACGTAATAACCTTAGGTTCACAACGGGCTACCAATGACTATGTGTATACCATTGAAGAACCTACTACTGCCAGTGTAAACGGGCAAACCGTAACGAATGTAACTGACTTAAGTACTTCTCTGGAAGATAAACGGTCGGCCAGTTATTTTGGTCAGTTCAGTTACGACTATGACAGCAGGTACCTGTTAAGCGGTTCTATTCGCTATGATGGGTTCTCGTATTTTTCGCCGGGAAATAAATATGCCCTGTTCCCTTCTGTGGCAGTTGGCTGGAATGTAAATAATGAAAGTTTCTGGCACAGTAACCTGGTAAGCGCGCTGAAACTCCGGGCAAGTTGGGGCGGTGCAGGCCTGAACGACCTGAAGGTGGTAGATACCTATGGTGGCTACAGCGGGGTAACCTATGCGCAAAACTCAGGTATTGTGCGTAGTAACCTGGCCAATCCAAACCTTCGTTGGGAAACAACCCAAACTACCGACCTGGCGGTGGATGCCGGCTTTCTGCAGAACAGGATCACTGTAACTGTAGATTACTATAATAAACTTACAAAAAACAGGCTGTCGTCAAAACCGCTTCCGCTGGAAGGACCATTTGCTTCTATTGTTTATAACAACGGATCATTACGCAACAGGGGCGTTGAAGTAGAATTATCCGCCACTGTTTTAAAATACAAGGCATTTACATGGAAAACCAATTTCTCTTTTGCACTGAACAAAACGGTTGTGGTAGAACTGCCCAACAATGGCCGGGCAAAAAATCGTCAGAATGGTGGTACCGTATATGATCCCGCTTCAAAAAGCGAAATAGAAGTAGGCGGTATTGCCGAGGGCGAGCGGCCAAACAGTTTGTATGCATTTAAAGTAGAAGGCATTTTTTCAACCGATGCAGAAGCAGCGGCCTGGGGTAAAAAAGACCTGATGGCTTCCCCTGCGGGTCAAACCACAGGCAAACATGCCGGTGATTACATTTGGGCCGATCTCAACGGCGATAACATCATCGACAGCCGCGACATGGTATTCATGGGCTATCGTACCCCCGATAAGATCGGTGGCATGCAAAACACGTTCACCTACAAAAGCTTTACGCTGCGCTTTGCCATGGATTATGCCCTGGGACATGTGATCAGCAATGGCGCATTGGCCCGTTCGTTAGGACAGGGCAGGGCCTTTAACGAAGGCGCACCGGCCGAAGCCCTGGGCAACGACATCTGGAAACAACCCGGTGACGTTGGCAAAAAATATGCGCGCTTTTCATTTGCCGATTATGATTTTGGCCAGCGCAACTACATCCGCCAGGTTACAACTGTGGGCACCAACAACTCATATGGAGTTGATGTAAGCTCTATGTTTTCAAAAGGCGACTTCCTGGCCTTCCGCGAGATTTACCTGGGGTATGAATTGCCAAAAGACCTGGTGCGGAAAACGCATCTGGGCGGAATAAATGTTTTCGGCAGCATTTACAATATAGGTTACCTCACCAGGTACAAAGGGGTGAACCCGGAAACGTACAGCGGGTTCGACGCTATTGGTTATCCGCGTCCCCGTCAGTTTTCACTGGGTGCTACCGCCCGGTTTTAG
- a CDS encoding RagB/SusD family nutrient uptake outer membrane protein translates to MNKLLLIIIGSCFLLMTTGCDKLLESKTESSITDADYFQSENDFDPYVVGIYIFLRGSAKTGPQNITGVASNITYGTERSEELVSALNSRFTQAWTQNISPTTGAFDYTNWYKAIGNCNLLLAKIENFNFTSDATKKRVMAEAYSLRAYFYFSLIRIIGDAPLMLQSISSENVPQLPRSPAKDVMTQIIADLDQALSLFPDKTIASKYRFSYVSAQALKADAKLWSAKVLGGGSNDFNDAITALAEVEKTAGLSLRTDFKEVTTTRANTEVVLAAYFNRDECGANYGLNALPYQTGITGATNIDSLPYCITTSNGQGAYQISPQSKALFPSGDKRIPFTWVTERQGTTLKISWITKLPGNKYADDRVSDNDIIVYRLGEIYLMEAEAYAGISNTIKAIEYLNKTRNRAGIGNYTGGTDKASVEKEILDERGRELFFENKRWFDLVRFHKGGTINVYAYVPNLVGKTTPLFWPLAANVMANNGQLLQTDGY, encoded by the coding sequence ATGAACAAATTATTGTTGATTATTATAGGCAGCTGCTTCCTGTTGATGACAACCGGTTGCGATAAATTGCTGGAATCAAAAACGGAATCATCGATTACAGATGCCGACTACTTTCAAAGTGAAAATGATTTTGATCCGTACGTTGTGGGAATCTATATCTTCCTGCGGGGATCGGCAAAAACCGGCCCGCAAAACATCACTGGTGTAGCCAGTAACATTACCTATGGCACGGAACGCAGCGAAGAACTGGTGTCTGCGCTCAACTCCCGCTTTACCCAGGCATGGACGCAGAACATTTCGCCCACCACCGGCGCCTTCGATTACACCAACTGGTATAAAGCCATTGGTAACTGTAACCTGTTGCTGGCAAAAATTGAGAACTTCAATTTTACCAGCGACGCTACCAAAAAGCGTGTGATGGCCGAAGCCTACAGTTTGCGCGCTTATTTTTATTTCAGTCTCATTCGCATTATTGGCGATGCGCCCTTAATGCTGCAAAGTATTTCCAGTGAAAACGTACCGCAGTTACCCCGGTCACCGGCCAAAGATGTAATGACACAGATCATTGCCGATCTTGACCAGGCGCTTTCGCTGTTCCCCGATAAAACCATTGCCAGTAAATACCGGTTCTCATATGTGTCGGCACAGGCCTTGAAAGCCGATGCCAAATTGTGGAGTGCCAAAGTGCTGGGCGGTGGATCAAACGATTTTAACGACGCCATCACGGCTTTGGCAGAAGTGGAGAAAACGGCTGGGCTGTCGCTTCGCACCGATTTTAAGGAAGTAACCACAACACGGGCGAATACGGAAGTGGTACTGGCTGCTTATTTCAACCGCGACGAATGCGGCGCCAACTATGGGCTCAACGCCCTGCCTTACCAAACCGGAATTACCGGGGCTACGAATATCGACAGCTTACCTTATTGCATCACTACGTCAAACGGACAGGGTGCTTATCAGATAAGTCCTCAGTCAAAAGCTTTATTTCCCAGCGGCGACAAACGCATTCCATTTACCTGGGTAACCGAACGCCAGGGCACTACGTTAAAAATATCCTGGATCACCAAACTGCCCGGAAACAAATATGCCGATGACCGTGTATCGGATAATGATATCATCGTATACCGCCTGGGTGAGATCTACCTGATGGAAGCAGAAGCCTATGCAGGTATCAGCAATACCATAAAGGCGATCGAGTACCTGAACAAAACCCGTAACCGCGCCGGTATTGGAAATTATACCGGTGGTACTGATAAGGCAAGTGTAGAAAAAGAGATCCTGGATGAGCGTGGCCGTGAGTTGTTCTTTGAGAACAAGCGCTGGTTCGACCTGGTTCGTTTTCATAAGGGAGGTACCATCAATGTATATGCTTATGTACCGAACCTGGTTGGAAAAACAACCCCGCTGTTCTGGCCACTGGCCGCCAATGTAATGGCTAATAATGGTCAGTTATTACAGACGGATGGGTATTAA
- a CDS encoding dihydrodipicolinate synthase family protein, giving the protein MKPLNASDIRGNWATLLIPINNDDSINYKALSAEIDTLVAMQVDGIYSNGTAGEFYNQTEEEFDAISRLLAGKCNAAGMPFQIGASHTSPVMARERVKRAAALQPGAIQVILPDWSSPSMPEVINYLKVLTEEAAPVPLVLYNPPHAKKRLSPEEFFQLKEAGINLVGCKTAGGDAHWYIAMKKWAPELSLFVPGHHLATGVSLGAHGAYSNVACIHPAAAQQWYNLMLTDLPKALQIEKGIQLFMSQYIQPFISTRGYSNQAADKLLAAIGGWANVGTRLRWPYNGIDEREVNILRPVAHELMEAFFSLTNELTLCKEL; this is encoded by the coding sequence ATGAAACCATTAAACGCATCAGACATAAGAGGCAATTGGGCCACTTTATTGATCCCCATTAATAATGATGACAGCATCAATTATAAAGCGCTGTCAGCAGAGATCGATACCCTGGTAGCCATGCAGGTGGATGGTATTTATTCAAACGGAACGGCCGGTGAGTTTTACAACCAAACCGAAGAAGAGTTTGATGCCATCAGCAGGTTACTGGCCGGTAAATGCAATGCGGCCGGGATGCCTTTTCAAATCGGCGCCAGCCATACCAGTCCGGTAATGGCGCGGGAGCGGGTGAAACGGGCGGCAGCTTTGCAACCCGGGGCTATCCAGGTTATTTTGCCCGATTGGTCGTCCCCTTCCATGCCGGAAGTGATCAACTACCTGAAGGTACTAACCGAAGAAGCAGCGCCGGTGCCATTGGTGCTGTATAATCCGCCCCATGCAAAAAAGCGCCTGAGCCCGGAGGAATTCTTTCAACTGAAAGAAGCGGGCATTAACCTGGTTGGCTGCAAAACTGCAGGCGGTGATGCGCATTGGTATATAGCCATGAAAAAATGGGCGCCGGAATTATCCCTGTTCGTACCCGGACATCACCTGGCCACCGGCGTTAGTCTGGGTGCGCATGGCGCCTATTCAAACGTGGCCTGTATTCATCCGGCTGCCGCTCAGCAATGGTACAACCTGATGTTGACCGATCTGCCGAAGGCATTGCAGATAGAGAAGGGGATACAGCTTTTTATGAGCCAGTATATTCAGCCATTTATCAGTACCCGGGGGTATAGCAACCAGGCGGCTGATAAACTGCTGGCAGCTATTGGTGGTTGGGCCAATGTGGGTACACGTTTACGCTGGCCCTACAATGGCATCGATGAACGCGAGGTGAACATATTACGTCCTGTTGCGCATGAATTAATGGAAGCGTTCTTCTCCCTTACAAACGAATTAACACTATGCAAAGAATTATAA
- a CDS encoding sialidase family protein: MQRIINRYCFLVLVTLICAPNAVCAQAATKPDTLSLFVSGTNGYKSYRIPAIVTTTKGTLLAFCEGRKNNAADAGDIDLLLKRSTDGGRTWSKQQVIWNDSTNTCGNPCPVVDETTGTVCLLSTHNMGDDKEGDIIKKLSRSTRTVWIMKSNDDGLTWSVPENITATTKKKEWGWYATGPGIGIQIKNGPHKGRLVIPCDFSYDDSTTIPATGHAAMGSHSIYSDDHGATWKLGGTITPKMNECQVIEVADGNGTLLMNMRSYFQRNCRAQAISYDGGITWTAPADVPVLVEPVCQASIVRYAWPGKKTKSTMLFLNPASAKRMNMTIRASYDEGQTWPVIRTLYAGPSAYSCMAILPNGTINCLYEAGNKNPYETIIFQKLIAKELLNK; the protein is encoded by the coding sequence ATGCAAAGAATTATAAATCGTTACTGCTTTCTTGTTTTGGTTACGCTGATATGCGCACCCAATGCCGTTTGTGCCCAGGCAGCAACAAAACCCGATACCCTGTCGCTGTTTGTGTCTGGCACGAACGGCTATAAAAGCTATCGCATTCCGGCTATTGTTACTACTACCAAAGGCACGTTGCTGGCATTTTGCGAAGGCAGAAAGAACAATGCGGCCGATGCCGGCGACATCGATCTGTTATTAAAACGCTCCACCGATGGCGGCCGTACCTGGAGCAAACAACAGGTTATCTGGAACGACAGCACCAATACCTGTGGCAATCCCTGCCCGGTAGTGGATGAAACAACCGGTACCGTTTGTTTGCTCAGCACCCATAACATGGGCGATGATAAAGAAGGCGATATCATAAAGAAATTAAGCCGCAGCACCCGAACGGTATGGATCATGAAGAGCAACGATGATGGGTTAACCTGGAGTGTACCCGAAAATATAACCGCTACTACCAAGAAAAAGGAGTGGGGCTGGTATGCTACTGGTCCCGGCATTGGCATTCAAATAAAGAATGGCCCGCACAAAGGACGGCTGGTAATTCCCTGCGATTTTAGTTACGACGACTCTACCACTATTCCTGCAACCGGCCATGCTGCCATGGGTTCGCACAGCATTTATAGCGACGATCATGGCGCCACCTGGAAACTGGGCGGCACTATTACTCCTAAGATGAACGAATGCCAGGTAATAGAAGTGGCAGATGGCAATGGCACCCTGCTGATGAACATGCGCTCCTATTTCCAACGCAACTGCCGCGCTCAGGCTATTAGCTACGACGGCGGCATTACCTGGACGGCCCCGGCTGATGTGCCGGTATTGGTAGAACCGGTATGCCAGGCAAGTATTGTGCGGTATGCATGGCCTGGTAAAAAAACAAAAAGTACCATGCTGTTCCTGAACCCTGCCTCAGCCAAACGAATGAATATGACCATCAGGGCAAGTTATGACGAGGGACAAACCTGGCCGGTTATCCGCACTTTATATGCAGGGCCTTCGGCTTATTCCTGTATGGCTATTTTACCCAATGGAACAATAAACTGTTTATACGAAGCGGGTAACAAAAACCCGTATGAAACAATCATCTTTCAAAAACTGATCGCCAAAGAACTGTTGAATAAGTAA
- a CDS encoding dihydrodipicolinate synthase family protein, which translates to MSTHMSHLSGLISAPFTPMNPDGTINFSKVPDVVNLLIDNKVKGMFVCGSTGEGPSLTTEERKQLAEAFVKAADKRLLVFVHVGHNSITEARQLAAHAQQIGADYISATPSTYFKVDSIDLLVQCLQEIAKGAPSLPLYYYNIPALTGISLDMVKLLEKAGQAMPTFAGIKYTAPLIHDYQACVNFDNNKYDILYGTDEMLLSALATGAKGFIGSTYNFVAPLYNTLIEEFKKGNLAEAQRLQYISVEMVRVIVKHGGLRAQKAMMKLIGLDCGNVRYPLNPFKENEYKLLEADLMAIGFFNWVSKSNVAVVS; encoded by the coding sequence ATGAGCACACACATGAGTCACCTCAGCGGACTGATATCTGCACCCTTTACACCAATGAACCCCGATGGAACCATCAACTTCAGTAAAGTCCCCGATGTAGTAAACCTGTTAATTGATAATAAGGTAAAGGGCATGTTTGTTTGTGGCAGTACCGGTGAAGGTCCTTCCCTGACCACTGAAGAAAGAAAGCAACTGGCCGAAGCATTTGTAAAAGCAGCGGATAAAAGATTACTGGTTTTTGTGCACGTGGGACATAACAGCATCACCGAAGCCCGGCAGCTGGCGGCTCATGCGCAGCAGATTGGCGCCGATTATATTTCAGCTACCCCATCCACTTATTTTAAGGTAGATTCCATTGATCTGCTGGTGCAATGCCTGCAGGAAATTGCAAAGGGCGCTCCTTCCTTGCCATTGTATTATTACAATATTCCGGCTTTAACCGGTATCAGTCTGGATATGGTGAAGCTGCTTGAAAAAGCAGGACAGGCCATGCCAACATTCGCCGGTATTAAATATACCGCCCCGTTGATCCACGACTACCAGGCCTGTGTTAACTTCGACAACAACAAATACGATATTTTATACGGAACCGATGAAATGCTGCTTAGCGCGCTGGCAACCGGCGCCAAAGGATTCATTGGAAGTACCTACAATTTTGTTGCGCCTTTATACAACACCCTGATAGAAGAATTTAAAAAAGGTAATTTGGCAGAAGCGCAGCGTTTGCAATATATTTCGGTAGAAATGGTTCGCGTGATTGTAAAACACGGCGGCCTGCGGGCGCAAAAGGCTATGATGAAACTGATAGGGCTGGATTGTGGCAATGTGCGTTATCCGCTGAACCCATTCAAAGAGAACGAATACAAATTACTGGAAGCTGATTTGATGGCTATTGGATTCTTTAACTGGGTTAGTAAATCGAATGTGGCTGTAGTGTCTTAA